The following is a genomic window from Pygocentrus nattereri isolate fPygNat1 chromosome 8, fPygNat1.pri, whole genome shotgun sequence.
CTGGCCAGAAGGGACTATTATGATATTTTGGGCGTACCTAAAGATGCCACTGAACGTCAGATTAAGAAAGCTTTTCACAAGCTTGCCATGAAATATCATCCAGACAAGAACAAGAGCCCTGATGCAGAAGCAAAGTTCCGGGAAGCAGCAGAAGGTAAATAGTGAACCATGTTTTGTGTTAAACACAGTTTGGGAATGTATTTATCAGTGCTGGAGTGACAAAGTTGCTTTAGCTTATTTTAATTGCAGCAGACCTGTAAGAGTGTGCACTGCAGATTTTCTAATCAGTCTTATGCTTAGTGATAGTACAGTATAGCAGTGTAAATCTGACCTCACATTGATTCAGTTCAATCTCCTTTCTTCAGAACAGTATTCAacgcatcatgaaatctcaatgATTTTCGATTCAAGTTCATTCTAAAGTAGGCCTGTGCCCAGTGACCGTTAATTGAGTGGCCACAGTAACAGTCCcaaatgatggtaaaatgtaatttattaatttatttatgttgtgCGAATCATAGCAAGACATCAGTAATCCAGCACGCAGTGCTGCAGGCAGGTGTCATGTTTTTACAAAAAGCCACCTCTGTTACAGTGTAGATTTTAGGAGATCCTCACACCACACCATGAAATGATTTCAGTCTCAGGAAAAATATGTCTCAGCTCTCATTCATCAGGCAAAATGGCTTCAGACAAGAAGGCTAAGGGCTAAGCTAAGCGGTGACAAACTTCCCAGTACTACAGCAACTTTAACTGAGCTGTTGGAAaaatacagaacaaaacagTAAACCAAAAGAAGTCCCTTAACCCAGTTTAACTGTTTAATGTAATCATTTACTAAATTATTAGGGCTATTCTGAATCATACtgacacaacaacaacaacaataataataatcatgaaTGCATGATAACATCGGATAATATGAGTAATGTCTgtatcagacagatgtttagatttgaccagtATTTATTGTGTGGAATGTTTAGGCAATGCTGGGCTACTAGCTAACGTCTGCAttgtattcattttactgcagttGTATCCCTATTTAAATAAgtgttatatttctctgtaatgctaatcaacatatataaaatatcagatattagcATCGAGACACAGTTCCCATATCGGTCCATGCCTATGCAAAGCAAATGAGTGCTTATTATGAACTCAATTTTAGGTCAAATCTGATTTTGATAGTCCGCTGTGGATGATTTATAGATGCTCAGACTGTCTTTAACTAAATATCTGTTAAATGCAACTGGGCAGGAAGTTAAGTGTGATAGGTTCtgtaaccctaaccttaatttCAGCACAAAACCTGAACTTACTCCCTAACCATAATGTTATTTACGTAGCCGTAGGTCACTTACAAGGTACCATCAAAAGAAAGTGTAACCGAAGTTTATAATTTATAACATTTGTAAAATATATGCAGTTGAATCTCAACATTCAGGTCAatatatcataaaacatttttactacACAGTCTAAAATCTCTTCTCCATCTGCCTTTTTCAGCATATGAAGCCCTTTCGGATGAGAAAAGGAGGCGAGAGTACGATCAGTTAGGACACGGTGCTTTCTCCAGCAAAGGCATGAGAGGTGGAGGCCAGTACTTTCACCAGACTTTCGATTTTAACTTTGACGACATGTTCAGAGACTTCGACATCTACAGCCAGAACAGACACGCCCGGCCAAAACGGCACTTCGAGGATCATTTCAGAGCTCACCAGCAGGCCCACAGCCGCCACAAGAGGCACTTCCAGGGGGGGTTTGGTGCGGGGATCTTCGAGGAGCTTTCCGACGACATGGAGagaatgtttacatttgataGGCATACCAAGCGGGCTGAGAGCAGGTTTCATGGTACAGCAAAACAGCACTGTAGGACTGTGACTCAGAGAAGGGGGAATATGGTGACCACCTACACGGACTGTACCTCTTCCTGAGCTCCAGAGTGGATTGTAGTCACCAGTGTCCACCAGCCATTCTTTAGCTGTGCTGTGTTCAGCTATAGCTAAGCTATTTTTTAACTAATTTATTAACTTGTTGGTGTGGTGAGTGAAGCTTGACCTTGTTTGAGTGAATAGGTTATGACAAGGAGCACTAGTAGTTTATGGATCATTTGGTGACAACTGACATTACACTGTGCAGCTCTCTGCATTAGAAAACAAAGCTCTTTGTGTTTCCTTGTGAGAAACCATTGTTTCCTCCACAGAAAAGAGAGTTCATAAACACATACAGAAAATCCAGGGTTAGATCAAACTAAGACTAAAGTTAGCGAGATAAGCAAAAATATTGGCATCCCTGGTCAAGCAGAATTTTCGGTTGTGATTGTAATGGTGCTAACTTCCGACAAAAAGAAACCTCAACATGAATTACAGCATTCCAGATGGACATCTAGTGGCACTTCTGTGGAGATAAATGTGTACAGCCTCCACACAAAGATAAATAACTAACACTGTGTAGgagatatatatttaaaaaacgaTACATATTTAGAAATACCAGGTAACCATTGGTAGTTTGGACAGTAGCTTTTAGTTTTGCAGTTGCTTCAAGGTGTTAACACTTTCCAGTTATTAGCAGTGCCTTTTTCAAATGTTCAGAAGTGGATTCAGATGCTTTGTGAATTGATGTGCATGTACTTGTTCATCTTGTTCCAGAGTTGAGAGGAATGATGAGCGTAGTTTCATAATTAACATCATTTGCCCATTTTTGAGGGTCTTAATAAGCAACATGTGATCAACACATAGTTCAAGTCAGATTCATATTAGTTTGTTAGTCACATATGTAAAAGTTTTCACAATGTAGTTGATACTAATATTGTTAAAAGCAATATTATTCCAAATGTAGATGGAAATGTGAAGGCAAATGAAGACTTACAGGTACAGTAAGGATAATTTAGATATAAATATTATGAAAATTGGCAATTGTTCTTGTTTCCACCTTAGTTCTGCCAGCGCTTCTGCTACACCTTAATTCAATCTGTAAGAAATGTCAACACTGTACACTGCTGCATTGCTTTGATCTTTTGCCTGAGGCTGTCTTTCATTCCTGTAAACTAGTCTCCAAATCACCATATATGCATGGAACACTGCAATACCATATACTAATGTGAATGTGTCTAGACCCAGCTATGTTCCTTTAGGACTGATCACCTATTACCTCATTTTTCGTGTTGAATAATTTTGTTTGTGTGCAATATTTTAAGCCAGCTCTGCTGATAATACCACTGTTACTTGCTGGCcttggtgtttttcagtttgacttCAGCTGAACCATTAAGCACTTTCATTTAAATCCTATGGATGAAACTTAATTGACTGTATTCAAGCCCAGATGTATGATGTAATGTACTTGGGTGGAATAAATGGTGCAAAAATGCGACATTTGGTGTGACTCCTTAACTCTCCCATGATggtttagttatttattttgagCTTTTCTTTACCATGGTAAGGGCAGAGATGGGCAGAGTCATTTGAAAAGCATCCTCAGGTGAAATAAGTTACTAAAGTGAAATAAGTAAAGTAAGCACAAAAAACTTAAGTACCAAGTTCCttacagaactgcagtggaacatcTGTCAGCAAAGgatccttttggtctaaaataaaatgcaaaagctTGAAAAGTGCGAGCAACAGCAACGCAGCATAGGTGTTACTACCTCCACaacttggggggaaaaaaaagttcctTTCTGAATGTGAAGACGGATGGCGTTAAAAGCAAATCTGATgaacatactttttaaaaattcataaaaaGTGTCCCTAAATACATGAAACTAAGTAGGTGTAACAACGTGCTATCCATTTCACTTATGATCTCTATTACTTTCATCAAACCCAGaacgaaaaaaaaacaaaacacgcTCAAAATATTTGTTTCACTCCGATTGCCTCGACGTAGAGCGTGAGAGCAAACCCCGGAAATGTAGTTCACTTCCAGAACATTGTTCAGGAGTTGTCGCTTTGCAAAAACTACAAATCCCACAATTGCGCGCGGAAGAATCTGTGCGCAGTTGTTGCCCGGACCGGGCTGGTAAATGGTGGCTCCGTGAGGGACATTGGATGACTTTGTACCGTTTTTGGCAGGCTGCTTGACTAGCGAGTCCATTCATTTAGAAAGTCGGCGACTGCCAAAGCGATGGAGGCCCTTATTCCGGTCATTAACAAGCTTCAAGACGTGTTTAATACAGTGGGCGCGGATATTATCCAGCTGCCGCAGATCGCGGTGGTAGGAACGCAGGTCAGTTAGCGACGAAGATTTCACTTTCGTTAGCGCTAGCAAGCTAACAGCGGTGAATGGCTGTGGCTGTTCATAGCGTTCTACTGAGTGATTGCACTATTTTGATTACAAGGCATAACTGTAATCTTCAGCCTGAATTTATGATCATTAATATACACAGAGAGCGTTTTCGGTGTTACCTAAGTCAAATGCAGCTAGCTTATGTCAGCTAACAAGCTAACTGGTTCATTTCAGGGAGACTGCTTGTGTTGACTGACAGTTTCTGCTTTCCTTGGGTACTGAGCTAACCCTGTAtcgtttacattgtttgaactCCACGTCCACATCGATCACCCATCCTGCAGTTATCAGAGCTTTTAAAACATGACCTCCGGGTGGAAAAAGCGCATCATGGGTTCATGTTTGCTGAATGCAGTGGCTGGTATGAGCTGACTGGACCGAGCTGGGAATAATGTGCTGCAGCTAAACTTAGAGACGGGCTGCTTTCTGACAGAGCGAAATGGACTAAACAGCTGCTAAACTCTCTTTGTgtgctaaaaaaacaaaagctgagaggggaaaataacagtgaaattcAAGTCTTTCCCTGTGAattcattgttgtttttgtaagcaGTTCAGGATAAGAAGCCTCTCAGCCCAGAGAGTTTAGAGATGTGTGGTTTTAGCATGTAACTGTGCAAGTGCACGCTTATTTATTCTTCGTAGAGACAGAAAAATATGGCTAATGTAAGACATAATGGAGATGTCAAAACGATTGCTTGGTCACGATATTATTTCAAAGGTTTATATAGTTGAAGCAAGTTGTTTCCTTCATCTGGTGTTCTAAGCACTACTTTCAGGGCTCTTGAGAGGTCAAATTTGTACAAAGCTAGCTACCACTGCAAGAAGACGATGGCTCTGTCCTTTAGACTACTACAGTTTGTTTCTAATAGGTTTAAAGAGACATCTTATTTTGGCCAGCTAGACTTTCGCTGGTCAGTTAATAGGATATGTCCATCTTACTAGGCATCCAAGCACAGGAGTCACAGGAACACGAGGACAGTAAAGTGTTAGTAAGCTGTCTGGGCAGCTTAAGAGCCGGATCTCTGCCAGTGAACTCTTTGTGGCTGCTCAGATCGCACATTGGGCTTTTTCAGTTGTGAAATGTGAATTGCTTGACTAGCAGACCCCTACTGCCAATGCCTGAAGTGTAAGCACATGAGTacaatgaagaaaaaagcagaGTTATGATTATTAAAGCAGTACAAATGTTTCTATTTTGTAGTGGatttacagttttattcatttttttttttactgtggaaGATGTAGCTGATACTATTGTTCACGTTACAGATAGATGTATGTAGAATCAATtctattaatgtatttttacacttttttgtgAAGGTAAGAGTTCCTTACTCACGGCTGGAGTGTTTCTAATGTTATAATGATTTTTCCCGTTTACAGAGCAGTGGGAAAAGCTCAGTTTTGGAGAGTCTGGTAGGCAGAGATCTTTTACCCCGTGGGACAGGCATCGTCACGCGCCGACCTCTTATCCTGCAGCTGGTGCACGTGGACCCGGAGGACCGCAGGAAGACTAGTGATGAGAACGGTACACACGCTTCCCCTGCGCTCTGAATCCTTGTCTGTCATTAATATGTGGGTGTGTTGCGTGCTTCCGAATGGGCCGAATGCATTACCTCCCATTGTCTAAGTCTGGTTAGCACGGTTGGGGATAGGCCAGGACTTGTGAGCAGCAACCTGTCACAACAAAAGGACTGCCCTGCTGtgtgcttttttccactgcTGTCCTTTAGCTTCCCACACACAGCATTAGAACAGTTCCTGAAATATTCTTCTGCTTTATCATAGCAATGTCATGAGTGACTTCTATGTGACATGAGTGAAATTATGTAGCTCTACCTGTGAGCCAGTTGTGTTGCTGCTAACCTCTCATTTATACCAGGAGAATCAAACAGGATGTTATGAACATTGTCCACATCAGCATTCGGGCCGTTGGCTTGTGCTGCAGCCTCTAGAGACTG
Proteins encoded in this region:
- the dnajb9a gene encoding dnaJ homolog subfamily B member 9a, giving the protein MATAQSTLMFAVCVLMITELILARRDYYDILGVPKDATERQIKKAFHKLAMKYHPDKNKSPDAEAKFREAAEAYEALSDEKRRREYDQLGHGAFSSKGMRGGGQYFHQTFDFNFDDMFRDFDIYSQNRHARPKRHFEDHFRAHQQAHSRHKRHFQGGFGAGIFEELSDDMERMFTFDRHTKRAESRFHGTAKQHCRTVTQRRGNMVTTYTDCTSS